TCATGAGCCAGGGTAAACTTCCCTACACAAAATTACAAGAGGGAGTGTCTTTTAATTCTCTTTGCTTTGCCTACCCAGGCCATGAAAAGTTGGTACTTAAAGATGTAAGTTTATATTTACCGCATGGCACAACCTTAGCATTAGTAGGTAGCTCTGGTGCTGGTAAATCGACTTTAGCAGACCTTTTGCCCAGGTTTTATGACCCAGTTGCTGGCAGTATTACCATTGACGGCATCGATTTGCGGGAGTTCGATCTTGTATCCCTACGGAAGCGGATGGGGATTGTTAGTCAAGATACCTTTCTTTTTAATGACTCGGTGCAGAACAACATCGCTTATGGGCGAGCAGAGGCTACTGAGGATGAAATTATTACAGCCGCAAAACGGGCAAATGCTTATGAGTTTATTAGCAAATTGCCTCAAGGATTTGATACCTTCATTGGCGATCGCGGTGTCATGTTATCTGGTGGACAAAGGCAAAGATTAGCGATCGCCCGCGCCCTCCTGCAAAATCCCGAAATTCTGATTTTAGATGAAGCCACCAGCGCTTTAGATACCGTTTCGGAACGCTTAGTACAATCGGCACTCGACGATCTTAGTCGCGATCGCACCACCCTTGTAATTGCTCACCGCCTTTCCACAGTCCAAAAAGCCAATCAAATAGCCGTTTTAGATCAAGGACAGGTGGTAGAAGTGGGAACCCATGAAGAACTTTTACAAAAAGGTGCTTACTACTCCCGCCTTTACTCAATGCAATTTAGCGATCGCCCTGATAAAAACCTGATTCAAACAAAAATTATTAAGGCAATGCGCCTAAACTCAAAGAAATTTGTTGAACGTCCTGAAGCCGCTACTAAACACAATCAAAGCTTGCTCCGCATCTCTCACGAAATTCGGACACAGTTGAACTCGATGATTGGGTTCCTACGCTTATTACTTGATGATCTGGTAGACGATTCCGAAGAACGGCACAAATTAATTGAAGACTCTTACAAATCAGCCTGGAGAATTCTCAACACCATTGATATTTTTGAAGATGTGATTAACTTGCAAATCAGGGGTCAGATTCTCTCAATCTCTGACCAAAATCAAAATGTCATCAGCAACTATTATCAAACCTTTAATCATCTCGCCGTTGAGTTTAGAACTTCTCTTAATCTGATCTTTAGCTCTCTTCGTTCTATAACCGATGATTTAACAGATACTCCCCAAGAGCCAAATGAATTAATTAGTGAAAGTTATACCTCTGCTATATGTCTACTCGATAATTTAGAAAAATTTGAGAATAGTATTAATGTCTAAAATGTATGGAAAATAATATTTTAAAAAAACATTACATTTTTTTTATTGGTGAAGAGTTACCCCAGCCAGAAGCTCACCTAGTCCAGTCTACAAATGCAGCTAACGCCGCCGCTAACTTGGGCTATTCAACAGTTTTGGTATATTATGAAAAAGGATTAAAAGCGATTAACCCAGTTAATTTAGTGCGTCCTTTTCAACCTAAGCAAACACCAATAGAACTTATTGAATATTACAATCTCCATGAAAAATTAAAAGTTGCTCCCTTAGCAATGCCTTGGCCAATCGACTATTTTCGGAGCAAATTTACTGACTCTAACACCATTGCTAGCAAATATTATTTACCATTTTACATACTTCCAACCACTAAACTTGTCCACAGTCGCAACTGGAATTTTATCAAAGCTGCCATCAGAAATGGCATTCCGGCAATTTATGAACACCACCATCATGAAGAAAAACCATTTGAGCTAGAAATTGTCACAAATCCGTTATTGCAAATTGCTGTCACAGTTGTAGACACAATTCGCGAAAGCATGATTAAAAATGGAATGCCGCCAGAGAAGGTAATTACTCTACACAACGGTTTTAATCGTTTATTTATGCAGAGACAACCAGAAAAAGCAGCAGAATGGCGGAAAAAACTATTGCAAGAGGAAAACCAACATTTAGTAGTTTATGCGGGAGCATTACAGCAATTTAAAGGTATTGATGTACTAATTGATGTGGCTAGTGAAATGCCTAATGTACAATTTGTCTGTGCAGGTGGTAAGCCAGGAGAAGTTGAATATTATCAGCAATTAGTAAAAGAAAAACAGGTTAATAATATTAAATTTTTGGGTTATATTTTGCATAATGAGTTAGCATCTTTGCTACAAGCAGCCGATGTTTTAGCTCACCCTCATTGTTCGGGAAAAGCCGCAACTTTCACATCTCCATTAAAGCTGTTTGACTACTTCGCCTCTGGAACACCCATTGTCTCGACAGAAATTCCATCATTAGTTGAGTTTCAAGATACTCAAGCGATCGCTGCTTGGTGTGAACCAGATAACCCCAGTAAATTTGCTGAAAGTCTGAAGCGGGTTTTAGAAACTCATCCCAGAAAAATAGAAGGTTATCCCGATAGTATCAATTTTGTTCAGCAGTTCTCTTGGGAGAATCGAGCGGCAAAAATCCTTAGTTATGTTGATGAACCTCTGCTTCCTCAACTTATTATGTAATGAAAAATGGGTCATATTAAGTCAAATGATCAATGACAAATAACTAAAATGACTATCAAAACTGTAGGCATGATTAGCAGCTATCGAGGTTTAGAAACTAGAGCCGATTGGCTGTGGCAACAAACCCCGAATCAATTTGGAGTTTGGGGCAATATGCAAATGCAAGCATTAGCTGCAAAACCAGATTTTTTATTGATGTATCAATTTGATTTTCCCCAAGCAGCACCGCAAAAATCTTGGTTTGATAGCTTACGCCGGGGGCAGCAAAAATCAGTAGTAAATGTTGATTCTCAACTGCGAGGTGTCAACAAAGAACGGATTATTTATTTACTAAGAGAACCGCCTTTAGATGAAATTGTCGAAATAACGAATCATAATTACCAACAAGCCCAGAAGTATTGCGGCTACATTTCTGGGCCCGATGATTTTGCTCCGACTCCCGACTATATGCCAGCTATTTGGTATCACTCAAATTCATTTCAAGATTTAAATGAAATGCCGCCTCCCCGAAAAGTTGCCCCATGTAGTTGGATTACTTCAGGAATTAGCCGCACAGCCAACCATCGCCAG
This Nostoc sp. KVJ3 DNA region includes the following protein-coding sequences:
- a CDS encoding glycosyltransferase family 10 domain-containing protein yields the protein MTIKTVGMISSYRGLETRADWLWQQTPNQFGVWGNMQMQALAAKPDFLLMYQFDFPQAAPQKSWFDSLRRGQQKSVVNVDSQLRGVNKERIIYLLREPPLDEIVEITNHNYQQAQKYCGYISGPDDFAPTPDYMPAIWYHSNSFQDLNEMPPPRKVAPCSWITSGISRTANHRQRLDFLQSLQSSGIKFDLYGRNLPESAKQSGELGNKWYGMAPYYYNLAIENYADNNWYVSEKLWDSLLAWCLPIYYGGPAADKLLPPGSFLRLPSLDEKGIAYIQEVTATPDAWYAAKDAIAEARQIILHKLNLLNWLSNFVDQHS
- a CDS encoding glycosyltransferase family 4 protein; protein product: MENNILKKHYIFFIGEELPQPEAHLVQSTNAANAAANLGYSTVLVYYEKGLKAINPVNLVRPFQPKQTPIELIEYYNLHEKLKVAPLAMPWPIDYFRSKFTDSNTIASKYYLPFYILPTTKLVHSRNWNFIKAAIRNGIPAIYEHHHHEEKPFELEIVTNPLLQIAVTVVDTIRESMIKNGMPPEKVITLHNGFNRLFMQRQPEKAAEWRKKLLQEENQHLVVYAGALQQFKGIDVLIDVASEMPNVQFVCAGGKPGEVEYYQQLVKEKQVNNIKFLGYILHNELASLLQAADVLAHPHCSGKAATFTSPLKLFDYFASGTPIVSTEIPSLVEFQDTQAIAAWCEPDNPSKFAESLKRVLETHPRKIEGYPDSINFVQQFSWENRAAKILSYVDEPLLPQLIM
- a CDS encoding ABC transporter ATP-binding protein; this encodes MSTRKLLLRFAKPYPGLIILTILLGFSGALFNGISTALIVPVVLKIVGQEVDLSTAPPILKRMISPFDNTPESYRIGVMAGAIIFTILLKNLATYASSLASSSLTRKLTSDMRETGLKLLLEIDIDYYAKTKVGDLINRLGGEIGRAASAIGSTVKIVILGITILVFVALLLSISWQLTIASTFLLSLVTLVNQYAISRSKSFGKQLSEMSRAYSISVLETLNGIRLVKATGNEEKEYQRIQKLIRDRELADFQSQVNSEIITPLSEVMGITALLLIVLLSKTFFANQISSLSTVLLTYLLVLLRVLPLISQLNTIRSNFASTAASVDVTNDFLSLHDKPFMSQGKLPYTKLQEGVSFNSLCFAYPGHEKLVLKDVSLYLPHGTTLALVGSSGAGKSTLADLLPRFYDPVAGSITIDGIDLREFDLVSLRKRMGIVSQDTFLFNDSVQNNIAYGRAEATEDEIITAAKRANAYEFISKLPQGFDTFIGDRGVMLSGGQRQRLAIARALLQNPEILILDEATSALDTVSERLVQSALDDLSRDRTTLVIAHRLSTVQKANQIAVLDQGQVVEVGTHEELLQKGAYYSRLYSMQFSDRPDKNLIQTKIIKAMRLNSKKFVERPEAATKHNQSLLRISHEIRTQLNSMIGFLRLLLDDLVDDSEERHKLIEDSYKSAWRILNTIDIFEDVINLQIRGQILSISDQNQNVISNYYQTFNHLAVEFRTSLNLIFSSLRSITDDLTDTPQEPNELISESYTSAICLLDNLEKFENSINV